The following proteins come from a genomic window of Candidatus Obscuribacter sp.:
- a CDS encoding NADH-quinone oxidoreductase subunit J: protein MLGTLLASPSVETTLFYLLSTLAICLAVGVLVDRVVIRSGFILIGVFGSIAGIFLLLSAQFIALAQVMIYAVAITLVIVIALMLTNPRSESEPLVKEEELPPPAAFFRSLKNNFPLWVSIMSFVTIYVALTGENHWPISTEAAPIDSVKVIGEQLTTTYAIPFEFASVLLLAALMGAIMLAKNDKSEVSAQTEASLLEAKKAEENLALSR, encoded by the coding sequence ATGCTCGGAACCTTACTCGCATCACCCTCTGTAGAGACCACACTCTTCTATCTGCTTTCAACACTGGCTATTTGTCTGGCTGTCGGTGTGCTGGTCGATAGAGTGGTTATCCGAAGCGGTTTTATATTGATTGGTGTTTTTGGATCCATAGCAGGCATCTTTCTTCTACTCTCAGCGCAGTTTATTGCTCTGGCTCAAGTAATGATTTATGCCGTAGCTATTACTCTGGTCATCGTAATCGCTCTGATGTTGACCAATCCGCGTTCCGAAAGCGAACCTCTGGTCAAAGAAGAAGAACTGCCACCACCAGCTGCATTTTTCCGCTCACTAAAAAACAATTTCCCTCTCTGGGTTTCGATTATGAGCTTTGTCACTATCTATGTGGCATTGACCGGTGAAAATCACTGGCCTATCTCGACAGAGGCAGCGCCTATTGATTCTGTCAAAGTAATTGGTGAGCAATTGACCACCACCTATGCCATTCCTTTTGAGTTTGCTTCTGTACTTTTGTTAGCGGCATTGATGGGAGCTATCATGCTCGCCAAAAATGACAAGTCAGAAGTGAGCGCGCAAACTGAAGCCAGTCTCTTAGAAGC
- a CDS encoding NADH-quinone oxidoreductase subunit I, with protein MANLLSRAFDGLNQVRRGLATVFGHTFKEPITKEYPQDVPHIAPLFRGRLALTVNPETGDHLCISCRQCERVCPDKCIEITSQKSAETGKLELIDFKIDHGLCMFCGLCTEVCPTLCIINTNDFELSEYSREALVYDLKKLTLSQDESAFYFDVKDMPLPKPKPAKAAPAAGAAAPAAAAAKPAGDAAAKPAAAAAKPAEAKAADAKPAEAKADEAKPAEAKASDAKPAEAKAEEAKPAEAKAEEAKAPEKKEDKPES; from the coding sequence ATGGCTAATCTACTAAGTAGAGCTTTTGATGGTTTAAATCAGGTCAGGCGTGGTCTTGCTACTGTATTTGGACACACCTTCAAAGAACCAATCACCAAAGAATATCCACAAGACGTGCCTCATATCGCACCGTTATTCCGTGGCAGACTGGCTTTGACAGTCAACCCTGAGACCGGCGATCACCTCTGTATCTCTTGCCGTCAGTGCGAGAGAGTATGCCCCGATAAGTGCATCGAGATTACATCTCAAAAGAGTGCTGAGACTGGCAAACTGGAGCTAATCGACTTTAAAATCGACCATGGTCTTTGTATGTTTTGCGGACTTTGCACTGAGGTCTGCCCCACACTTTGCATTATCAATACAAATGATTTTGAGCTGTCCGAATACTCGCGTGAGGCTCTTGTCTACGATTTGAAGAAACTGACTTTGAGCCAGGACGAATCGGCATTTTACTTTGATGTAAAAGATATGCCATTGCCCAAGCCAAAACCAGCCAAAGCTGCTCCCGCTGCTGGCGCTGCTGCACCTGCTGCCGCTGCTGCCAAACCGGCTGGTGATGCTGCTGCCAAGCCTGCCGCTGCTGCTGCCAAACCCGCCGAAGCCAAAGCTGCCGATGCTAAACCAGCCGAAGCTAAAGCCGATGAAGCCAAGCCCGCTGAAGCCAAAGCTAGTGATGCTAAGCCTGCTGAGGCTAAAGCTGAAGAAGCTAAGCCTGCTGAAGCTAAAGCTGAAGAAGCTAAAGCTCCCGAAAAGAAAGAAGATAAACCGGAGAGCTAA
- a CDS encoding NADH-quinone oxidoreductase subunit H has product MTNSAEIGKLTLLSVVWLTITFTAVWLVCWAVGIALPMVLDASLHERAALANEILQFITPVLAILVFIPINAMFMVLLERRALALFTVRKGPNIVGPDGYLQTMADAVKLLFKEDITPTGADAFMFTLAPIVFFAPSIFGAVPLLAAVTNNHPLFQILNLPTGIFYVLAAASVPVVALVMAGWSSNNKYSLVGGLRSAAQAISYEIPLVLSIITICVLAGSLDLVHITQQQAGGILNWNLLGGGVLGGIDKYLSAMVSGQSTDKILSDAYPFSGASAIAAVLLVLCTITSFWLYLTGACAEINRIPFDLPEAESELVSGYNTEYSGMKFAIFFLAEFTNLFVVSSIATVMFLGGGDNPIPAWILQKIPMLPQMVAALSDSFLVKDLHLINPETLFAALWVILKVYSLVFFAILIRGTLPRFRIDQLMAFGWKRLIPLSLIVFFVVVVARGFVNCHG; this is encoded by the coding sequence ATGACGAATAGTGCTGAAATTGGAAAGCTAACACTATTAAGTGTGGTCTGGTTGACGATTACTTTTACCGCTGTATGGCTCGTATGCTGGGCGGTCGGTATTGCTCTGCCGATGGTGCTGGATGCCAGTCTGCATGAGAGAGCTGCTCTCGCTAACGAGATCCTGCAGTTTATCACTCCAGTGCTTGCCATCCTGGTCTTTATCCCAATCAATGCCATGTTTATGGTACTGCTCGAAAGAAGAGCTCTGGCTCTCTTTACTGTGCGTAAGGGACCAAACATCGTCGGACCCGATGGTTATTTGCAAACAATGGCAGATGCCGTCAAATTGCTATTTAAAGAAGACATCACACCTACTGGTGCTGACGCTTTTATGTTTACTCTTGCTCCGATTGTTTTCTTTGCACCATCAATCTTTGGTGCTGTGCCTCTTCTGGCTGCTGTTACCAATAATCATCCACTTTTCCAGATACTCAATTTGCCCACCGGGATCTTTTATGTGTTGGCTGCTGCTTCAGTGCCAGTAGTTGCTCTCGTGATGGCTGGTTGGTCCTCCAACAACAAATATTCACTGGTAGGTGGTTTGCGTAGTGCGGCTCAAGCAATCAGCTACGAAATCCCGCTAGTACTTTCTATTATCACTATCTGTGTTTTGGCTGGCTCTCTTGATCTGGTCCATATCACTCAACAGCAAGCAGGCGGTATCCTCAACTGGAACCTTCTTGGTGGTGGTGTGCTAGGTGGCATAGACAAATATCTGAGCGCCATGGTTAGCGGTCAATCCACTGACAAAATTCTCTCTGATGCTTATCCCTTCTCCGGTGCTTCTGCCATTGCTGCTGTGCTCCTGGTGCTCTGCACAATCACAAGCTTCTGGCTTTATCTCACCGGTGCTTGCGCTGAAATCAACCGTATTCCGTTTGACTTGCCTGAAGCCGAATCCGAACTGGTATCCGGTTACAACACCGAGTACAGCGGTATGAAGTTCGCTATTTTCTTCCTGGCTGAATTCACTAACTTGTTTGTTGTATCAAGCATTGCCACTGTCATGTTCTTAGGTGGTGGCGACAATCCGATTCCAGCCTGGATTTTGCAAAAGATACCGATGCTACCTCAGATGGTGGCAGCGCTCAGTGATTCGTTCCTGGTCAAAGACTTGCACCTGATCAATCCGGAAACCTTGTTTGCTGCCCTCTGGGTGATTCTCAAAGTCTACAGTCTGGTTTTCTTCGCTATTTTGATTCGTGGTACTTTGCCTCGTTTCCGTATAGACCAGTTGATGGCTTTTGGCTGGAAGCGTCTAATTCCACTTTCACTCATTGTCTTTTTTGTTGTTGTCGTTGCGAGGGGGTTCGTAAACTGCCATGGCTAA
- a CDS encoding NADH-quinone oxidoreductase subunit D, which yields MVTELHNVDLKTDEMIINMGPQHPATHGVLRLILTLDGEKVKHVEPILGHLHRAQEWQGQNRTWFQYQALIDRVDYLSGMFTSWAMARACEQLDGVVVPERAEYLRVMVSEMNRITSHLLWLGTYLIDLGAMFGFPFYPFREREKLLDLLEEIAGQRMMFNYIRIGGVQRNPKPEWFDKLKRFTEEFPDRIDEYEAIVTQNPIFLKRTKGVGILKRSVAQDYGVTGPCIRCSGIPLDLRRTKPYSVFPELKFDVITMDKEGDTWDRYMARILEMRESNKIIRQCIDKLPEGEIMGKKQMAGMRIKAGEGFAAVESPRGILGCYVTSTGGEKAFRFRWRNPSFCNLSVLSELLVDTPIADIMAIFGSIDVILPDVDR from the coding sequence ATGGTTACCGAATTGCATAACGTGGATTTAAAAACTGATGAGATGATCATCAACATGGGTCCTCAACACCCAGCTACTCACGGCGTGCTCCGATTGATTTTGACTCTGGACGGCGAAAAGGTAAAACACGTCGAACCAATTCTTGGTCACTTGCACCGTGCTCAAGAGTGGCAAGGACAAAACCGCACCTGGTTTCAGTATCAAGCGCTAATCGACCGTGTTGATTATCTCTCCGGTATGTTTACTTCCTGGGCAATGGCTCGGGCTTGCGAGCAGCTCGACGGTGTTGTTGTACCAGAGCGCGCTGAGTATCTGCGCGTAATGGTTTCAGAAATGAACCGCATCACATCGCACTTACTCTGGCTTGGTACTTATCTAATCGACCTTGGTGCCATGTTCGGCTTCCCCTTCTATCCATTTAGAGAAAGAGAAAAACTGCTCGACTTGCTAGAAGAAATCGCCGGTCAGCGCATGATGTTTAACTACATCCGTATTGGTGGTGTGCAACGCAACCCCAAACCAGAGTGGTTCGACAAACTAAAACGCTTTACCGAAGAGTTTCCAGATCGTATTGATGAATACGAAGCTATAGTCACTCAGAACCCTATTTTTCTCAAGCGCACCAAAGGTGTCGGTATCCTCAAGCGCTCAGTCGCTCAGGATTACGGCGTCACTGGTCCCTGCATTCGTTGCAGCGGTATTCCTCTCGATTTGCGTCGCACCAAGCCTTACTCAGTTTTTCCTGAGCTAAAGTTTGATGTCATCACAATGGATAAAGAGGGTGATACCTGGGACAGATACATGGCTCGCATCCTCGAAATGCGTGAAAGCAACAAAATAATCCGTCAGTGCATCGACAAATTGCCTGAAGGCGAGATTATGGGCAAAAAGCAGATGGCCGGTATGCGTATCAAAGCTGGCGAAGGCTTTGCCGCTGTCGAATCGCCTCGCGGCATCCTCGGATGTTATGTCACCTCCACTGGTGGCGAAAAAGCGTTCCGCTTCCGCTGGCGCAATCCTTCATTTTGTAATCTCTCAGTTTTGTCTGAGCTTCTGGTGGACACACCGATCGCCGACATCATGGCTATCTTTGGTTCCATCGATGTAATCCTGCCCGACGTCGACCGCTAA
- a CDS encoding NADH-quinone oxidoreductase subunit C: MTHDAKPPAAPAAPLEPGQYGQFLKEHGISSERLVDSCGVETIVVAAADLPPALKLLRNSSEVKLDLLITVTGVDNNDTYDSVYHLWSYEHTNELVIKVMTKKTDVADGRLPEVPSISNFWSAANWHERETYDLVGIRYTGHPYLRRILNPWDWDGHPLRRDYKQPVDGLNDKNPHSMR; this comes from the coding sequence ATGACACACGATGCTAAGCCACCAGCTGCTCCAGCCGCCCCACTAGAACCAGGGCAGTATGGACAGTTTTTGAAAGAGCATGGAATTTCATCCGAGAGACTGGTTGATTCATGCGGTGTAGAAACAATTGTTGTTGCTGCGGCCGACCTGCCACCAGCTCTCAAGCTTTTGCGCAATAGCTCGGAAGTCAAACTGGATTTGCTCATCACCGTTACTGGTGTCGACAATAACGATACTTATGATTCTGTCTATCACCTCTGGTCTTATGAGCACACTAATGAGCTAGTCATTAAAGTGATGACCAAAAAGACCGATGTCGCTGACGGCAGACTGCCCGAAGTGCCGAGTATCTCTAACTTTTGGTCAGCCGCTAACTGGCACGAAAGAGAGACCTATGACCTCGTTGGTATCCGTTATACCGGACATCCTTATTTGAGACGTATCCTCAATCCCTGGGATTGGGACGGTCATCCCCTGCGCCGCGATTACAAGCAGCCTGTGGATGGTCTAAACGACAAAAACCCTCACAGCATGCGCTAA
- a CDS encoding NADH-quinone oxidoreductase subunit B → MSEGNLIQAKSPSVPEELRDTVTLTSIDHAIDMLGEVLSPVISPVANLARSNSVWPLTFGTSCCAIEMMCVGMSAFDISRFGSEVFRATPRQADMILTAGTITRKMAPALITLYEQMPEPKYVIAMGACTVTGGMFNDSYSVVQGVDRIIPVDVYLPGCPPRPEAILDALLKLQQKIRTENYHERKKRTYNQRAVRYVDYDTGRLVDDLVAEAADLANGVLAPKAEAAGAKIAVPVAEPEAAKVEAKPATTAGAAKPEAAAKPEAAKAEAAKPADAPKPEADKPETKES, encoded by the coding sequence ATGAGTGAAGGCAACTTAATACAAGCAAAATCTCCATCGGTCCCCGAGGAGCTTAGAGACACGGTCACCTTGACCTCTATCGACCACGCTATAGATATGTTGGGCGAAGTGCTCAGCCCGGTGATTTCACCGGTAGCCAACCTGGCTCGTAGCAACTCTGTATGGCCGCTGACATTTGGTACATCGTGCTGCGCTATCGAGATGATGTGTGTAGGTATGTCGGCTTTTGATATTTCGCGCTTCGGCTCAGAAGTATTCCGTGCAACACCGCGTCAAGCTGACATGATTTTGACTGCCGGCACTATCACCCGCAAAATGGCTCCAGCTCTCATTACTCTCTATGAGCAAATGCCCGAGCCCAAATATGTCATTGCCATGGGTGCCTGTACCGTTACTGGTGGCATGTTCAACGATAGTTATTCGGTAGTGCAAGGTGTCGACCGCATTATCCCAGTCGATGTCTACCTGCCTGGTTGCCCGCCCAGACCAGAAGCTATTTTGGATGCTCTGCTCAAGCTGCAACAAAAAATCCGCACCGAGAATTATCATGAGCGCAAAAAGCGTACTTATAATCAGCGCGCGGTGCGCTATGTGGATTACGACACGGGCAGACTGGTGGATGACCTGGTGGCCGAAGCTGCCGATCTGGCAAATGGTGTCTTGGCACCCAAAGCTGAAGCTGCTGGAGCAAAAATTGCTGTGCCTGTAGCTGAGCCTGAAGCTGCCAAAGTGGAAGCTAAGCCTGCCACTACTGCCGGTGCCGCTAAGCCCGAAGCCGCTGCTAAACCAGAAGCTGCTAAAGCCGAAGCCGCCAAGCCCGCCGATGCTCCAAAGCCTGAGGCTGACAAGCCTGAGACCAAAGAGAGCTAG
- a CDS encoding NADH-quinone oxidoreductase subunit A, whose translation MDQSAQQLIQIVIFVVVGFALPALGMILLAWVLQLALGYHRPNATKNQPYECGMKPMQEALVQFDVRYYLYALLFILFDIEVIFIIPWLMATDSLSRNLLGNEAYNRLIATADTAQLLALRMIGPAEIGLFLVILTAGLVYAWKKGALEWEQ comes from the coding sequence ATGGATCAAAGTGCACAACAGCTAATTCAAATCGTCATCTTTGTGGTGGTGGGCTTTGCTCTGCCAGCGCTCGGTATGATCCTGCTCGCCTGGGTTTTACAACTGGCGCTTGGCTACCATCGACCTAACGCCACCAAAAACCAACCTTATGAGTGCGGCATGAAGCCGATGCAAGAGGCGTTGGTGCAATTCGACGTGCGTTACTACCTGTACGCGCTTCTCTTTATACTTTTCGATATCGAAGTTATTTTCATTATTCCGTGGTTGATGGCAACGGATAGTCTGTCGCGCAACTTGCTCGGCAATGAGGCTTATAACCGTCTTATTGCTACAGCTGACACGGCTCAGCTACTGGCTTTGCGTATGATTGGTCCCGCTGAGATTGGTCTCTTTCTCGTAATCCTTACTGCTGGTTTGGTTTACGCCTGGAAAAAAGGCGCCCTGGAGTGGGAGCAATAA
- the rnc gene encoding ribonuclease III: MSGNQLSPKRFKELDQLCNKLGVTCGRMGLVHEALSHSSYAAEVPGARDSERLEFFGDAVLRFVISEYLLERFPDYDEGKLTEIRSVIVSDKVLAEIAQTMGLSKYILLGQKVQMRPSIMAQALEALIGAIYQDLGLFHVQTLVVRLFGDQTTLVDKDEVKDNFKAQLQELTQSKGQGLPIYQLLDTDGPPHEPVFTVSVDINGETIASASGKSKKAAEQEAARLAYQKVTQRN, encoded by the coding sequence ATGAGTGGAAACCAATTAAGTCCCAAACGTTTCAAAGAGCTTGACCAACTTTGCAACAAGCTCGGAGTCACCTGCGGGCGCATGGGTCTGGTCCACGAAGCATTAAGCCATAGCTCATATGCAGCAGAAGTCCCAGGAGCAAGAGACTCCGAAAGACTGGAATTTTTTGGAGACGCTGTACTGCGTTTCGTCATCAGCGAATATCTACTGGAACGTTTTCCTGATTATGATGAAGGTAAACTCACCGAAATTCGCTCAGTCATAGTCTCCGACAAAGTACTGGCAGAAATCGCCCAGACAATGGGTTTGAGCAAATACATTTTGCTCGGTCAAAAAGTACAAATGCGTCCATCAATCATGGCTCAAGCCCTGGAAGCTCTCATTGGTGCAATTTATCAAGACCTCGGACTATTTCATGTCCAGACCCTTGTGGTGCGCCTCTTTGGCGATCAAACAACACTTGTTGACAAGGATGAAGTCAAAGATAACTTTAAAGCTCAACTACAGGAACTGACTCAATCAAAAGGTCAGGGTCTGCCGATTTATCAACTACTTGATACCGATGGACCGCCCCATGAGCCAGTCTTTACCGTATCAGTAGATATCAACGGTGAGACTATTGCCAGTGCATCTGGCAAATCCAAAAAAGCAGCAGAGCAAGAAGCAGCCAGATTGGCCTACCAAAAAGTGACACAGCGTAACTAA